In Ptiloglossa arizonensis isolate GNS036 chromosome 6, iyPtiAriz1_principal, whole genome shotgun sequence, the DNA window TTATATACAGACAAAATTACACTTTATACATATAATGTTTTAAAACTATCTTTTTAACTCTTTAACTTCTTCTCATACTGCCAATTAAATGATAATGTAAATTCATTTTAACACATCATTAATACTAAAATAATAGTCAATATATTGTAACATATTGTCATAGCTTTAATTCATttataagaataatatttttaggcTCTACGACAAAGAAAACTTGAAGAAGCAAGAGCACGAGTAGCTCAAATGGAAAAAACAATGAGGTGGTGGTCAGATTGTACTGCTAATTGGCGAGAAAAATGGAATAAAGTACGCAATGAGAGAAATATGGCAAGAGAAGAGGCAAAAATACTTAGAGGAAAGTTGGAAATTGCTGTAAAGGATGCAAACAGTTATAAACATGAGTGTcaggaacttgaattacaaaatgaacaattaaaaaaggaaatggaaaaagtacatatgatATTGTTGAAGCATGCTGGACAATTTGACCAACAAATTTTTACTGTCTTAGAATCAGATCCACAATTAAGAAATACACTAGGTATAGATGaacttttaaaattttacaataatgtaGAACAGAGTGAAAGTGTAAATTCTCAAAAGGATTTACTCACATGTAAAGCTTCATTTGAGGAATCTAGTGTATGCTTAGGAAGTCATAATATTTTACCAGATAGAGATATTGAAGAGTATGTGTTACAAGGGGCAGTGCCAAAGCATGCTGTAGAATTATATAAAGAGAGTTCTATTAATTCATTGGATAAAGATATTGCAAGATTAGTTACAGATGCTAGTTCTATAGAAGATAATGTAGAGAAGCATCAGTCATCATTACAAACATGTAATGATGAATCCTCTACACAAAAAATATTAGTGCTTCAACATAAATTAGATGAAGCAACAAAAACTATTTCTACGGAAAGAGAGTAAGAATATAAaatgacatttttttatttttatttataactaatatttattaaattaattttatatctttTTATTAGAGAGAAAAATTCTTTACATCGTGGTATAGAGAAGTTAAAGTCAGAAATAATACAATTAAGAAAACAATGCGAGGAATTGGAAGAAAATAAAGCTCAAGCTATGAGGGAACTATTGATATTAAAAGATCGGTTTCAAATTGAGCTTAGTGATGTACAAGCTAATATAATTGATGAAGCTTCAAGCAGAGAAGGCATGCATCGTCGTTTGTCTGAGCTTAGAACTGAAGTAAGTTTTATtgatgtataaaaataataataataaatatttaaagcattattacatttttatttattgctaATTATATACTTTTAGTTGGAGAAGCTACAAGCTGAAAATGCTGCGGAATGGGGAAAACGAGAACGTTTAGAAACAGAAAAAATATCGTTAGAACGAGAAAATAAACAACTACGTAATGAATTACATGATTTACAAGAGAGAATAGAATCCCGACGATCGCGTCCAGTTTCTACATCTGATAGTGATACAAGACAGTTGCAACAAGAACTTTTAGTTAGAAATACGGTTTGTATTGTGAACCGACGTCTGattgttatttaaatataatataaccgTATTGTACcttgatatttattaataaaatttaaaaattgtcagATATTAAAAAAGTCTTTGGAGGAGAAAACAACagaactttcacatgcaatgagAAGATCAGAGCAATATGAAACAGAAGTAAAGAGAGTAAGATCAAGAGTagaagaattaaagaaagaatTAGCTGCAGCTCAGGATGAAGTAGATGCTTCAGCTAATAGTGTTCGTAAATTGCAACGGGCAAATGAAGATCTTTTAGAGCAATTAGAATCTGCTAATGTACAATTGGAGCACTTTCGAAATAGgtaaataacaataatactgattaatatttttataatattattcatCTACATTTTTCTAGTTAGATTGTAGAACACTTACTGACAATTAATTTGTTATCAGTACTGATTCCTACACAGTAGACGTAGGAATAGgagaaaatattgaagaaaaGTACAAAGAGTGATGGAAAATTAACGAAGAGTAAGTTTCTGTATTCCCATTATACATAgtcatttaaaaattaaaataatactatataaatattgtttcaGGGTATGAATTTCAACAAGCCTAGTATTCacttatttcaataatattgtATTTGATTTAAGAGATGAATGTGAAGTTTGGAATGTAAAAAGCATTTTTTCcagaattttctaaaatatatatGCCAGTCGGTTTAGTAATACTTTTTAATTGTATAAATGAGAATAAGGGTATAGGCAAGATTAATTTATTTGACAGGTGAGCTTGAGTAATGAAAAATCACTGCCTACTTCAGTATTGtattattgtttaaaattattagaatatttttctagatTTGTATCATTTATTTGTCTTTTATTTTACTGTATATACTTACCTTTGTGTACtctttcttttacttttgtAGTATTTTCTGTATGTccacatttgtaaaaaattcacattccaatatattatttttaaaatatttttattgcatGTATATAAACACTGTATATACGTAAATCATatatgtaattataaattttgcCTCTTACCTAAAGACTGGTGAAGTTGGAAAATGAGTGATGATCTGTACCATCTATGATACCtgatatttataattacaattCCACGTTGtcagaaatatatataaaataagaaaaacattCGTGCGTGTATCTATGTTATGTAGTAATTATTATACTGATTTTAAGTAGAAGaactattatttaaatttgcatttttttgtagcaaatttaatgaaaatattcaatataaatatttaccacACAATGCAACTTACAATTGAAGGAGAATAGAaagcagaaatttttatttgtatatgTGTTTTATTGATAGAGTATTTATGGATAAATACTAGTAGCTGATGTAGCATTATTAAATTGATGATAATCTACATTCAGTACAATTACCTCAAAAATGATATAtactatgtatgtatgtaagagACAATAGGAGTATGACGTATATTCATAAAGTATATGAACGATCATAAATATTTGTGTTTGTAATTAAAGCAAAAGATAAAAAGAAGAATAGtctaaattgtaataaaaaatatctatAATGTTAGTAAAATATGGAGTaatgtatgaaaataaaatgaaaaggaaAGATTTTCTAAGCAATGTGAAATTCTAGAATTAATAACATCCGGTTAACATTTCAAAGGTGTACCATCAGGATTTGTTGGCATTTTAGGTTTGCAGATTTTTGTCCTACCATTAGAACCATACACAACATTACACGAGAATGTGAAATATCCACAAGTAGAACTTTTAGTATAATAGCGATGTTCATACTTTCTTGGTGAATTTCTACTACCGTCCATTTTACCAGCAAAGCTGTTTGTTACTGTATAATAACTTGGTTTTATTGGCCCTTTTGTAGTAGGCTTGGAGTATTCCACTGATGTTAGTTGATTTTGAACTCGAGGAAAGTTATGTTTTTGatgtttattttgaaataaaatatgatcATCGGCTAATCTCTCATGATTGGTTTTAAGTGATCTGATTTCTGTGATTGGTGATTTATTCTGATGAGTAGTATTTGGGTCTGTAGGAGTTAAAGAGACTGTTTGAGATTGAGATTTTCCGTCACCGTGAGCAATAGTTTCATCACCTGCTACAGATGTTACTCTGCCACGGAAACCAGGTGGAATTGTATATCCTGGTAATGACTGTCCACTTTGGAGCATATCACCAGCCTGTGGTGCGTTAGAGTCCTGATTTACACGAACATCATATCGATTTCCAGTTGTAACTTGTATCATTTGTGATTGATGATCACTATTATTTTGTTCTATAATATAAGATTTCGATTGTTTTGAATTCATTGAAGTTGGCGCCTGCGAGGTATCATAATCTTCAGCATCGTATTCATCGTAGTCGTACATAGTATCTTCTACTTGTGATTTTTCAGTAAACTGATTTTGTTTATTAGCCACATTCTGAGAATTATCTTTCGTTGCATtagtaataattgttttacgGGAACTCGAACTTGTCTGTAAACCTTGTGAAGGATTGTCTTGATTATAGTCATAATCAGTGTCTGAGGATATGTTTGTTACCTCACTCTTATTATCTTTTGCAATTTGTAGAGTATTTTGTGGTTTAAATGGATTAAATAGCTCGGTATCTGTGCGGCTAAAATTGAACGGTTTTCTAGAAGCTACTGCCCCAGATCCTGATCCTGCTTGCGCGGCGCCGGTATAAGTAATTCCATATTGGAAGGATCCCTCGAGTTGTGATTGAGATTGACCTCTATTTGTTCCACTTTGAGCGGAGGCTGTCCCACCTCCGCGAAAAGGTTTCGaatgtttttcaagagtttcgtCTGTTTTAAGATAGGGTTGGAAACCAATTTGAGCTTGACTCGAAGTACTTCCTTCGCCATTTGCTTGGGCATCTGCCATTCCACCTTTTGAACTTGCTTGCACTTGAGAATTAGTACCATGGTTCCAACCACTACTTTGTGCACCCGTTGATGTAGCACCGGATTCAGAATCCAATTGTACCTGCGCCAAACTTTTTCCATACCCACCCGTCCCTTGAGAATTACTTGTAGCACCATCTTTACCACCGTTAATTTCAACTTGAGAACTTTTATTAATATCACTACTACCAGCCTGACCTGAGAAGGTTCCAGAGCCACTGTATGTACCCGTTATTTGAGATTGAGCTGTACCTTGACTATATGTACCTTGAGCTGATGCACTCGCTTGTGTACCCGAATCAGTTTGTTTCACGGAACTAGATGCTTGAGAATCAGAGTTATCATCGCTTGTGGATGGAAAATTACCGGTTTGTTGATAATACTGGGAAGCTTCTCTATTATTTGCTGTTAGTCCTATTCCGGTTGGATACTGCAATCCTACATATTGTTGTCTGACATTTTGTCCTTCACTTGGATATTGTCCAGTTCCTTGTCTATTAATTTCCGCTGCTACATGTCTTTCTGTCATATCTGGAGTAGTTCGACTTTGTCCAGTATGCCATGTACCAGGATATTGTCCTTGTTCTGTTAAATATCCAGAGGGAACTGTGCCAGGGCTGCCTGGATATTTTTCTCCCCCAGGGTATTGTAGTACAGCATTGGGATACGTTATTCCTGATTGACCACTTCCAAGTTTCTGAAGATTCGCATTGTCAGACCCTACAGGATAAGATATCATTGTGCCACCATCAGGAGATACACCCGTTGTAATGACATTAGGACCAATGTTTCGTCCATTAGTTCCTTGGAGAGTACCATCCGAATATAACTCTGTACCACCAGTACCTGTAGAAATACCTCCAGGATAACCTATACGATCACCTGTTACAAGATGCCCTGGAGTTCCTGTTACAATACCTCCAGGATATGCCCCAACTCCTGCTGGTATTGTACCAGGTGTTCTTGATGTAATATCTCCACCACTTGTCGAGTCTGGCATGTGTCTTTCTTGATAATGTACAGTTTCTCTCAATTGACTGCCTGGTGGTGAAATACCACTGGGATAAGCAATAGTTCTTTCAGCACCTGTTGTGGTAGTTGCACCTGCAATGCCATTGGGTGAAGGACCTGTAACAACCATACTAGGATACAAAACTCCAGGAATCTGTCCCGGATACATTTTTGCATCGACAGATGTTTTTGAATCCCTTTCCTTTGAACCACTTTGTACTACTGATTCTGGATAAGGAATTCTTGTTCTGCCGTCTGGTAAAATACCACCAGGATAAGGTCCATCTGTACGAGAATAAATTCCACCGCCTCCAGTTGTTGCAATACCAGGTATTTGTTCTCGATAAACTACATCACCTCCAATTACTGTACTGCCAGGTATATTGCCAGGGTAAACTACTCCACTTCCTGGCGTTAGAGTACCAGGTACACCGCCAGGATAAATTGCACCAACACCAGTTTTTGTAGTACCAGGTACACCACCGGGATAAACCACACCACCTCGAGTTATCGTACTGCCAAGTACATTGCTAGGATAAACTCCTCCTGAAGTGCTAGGTACACTACCGGGATAAACTAGACCACCTCCAGTTGTTGTAAGTACACTACCAGGGTAAACTGTATCTGCTCCTTGTGTTGGAGTAACCGGTACACTACCAGGGTAAACTGCATCTACTCCTTGTGTTGGAGCACCCGGTATACTACCAGGATAAATTACTCCACTTCCTAGTGTTTGAGTGCCAGGTATACTTCCTGGATAAACTACACCACCACCAGTCGTTGTAGTACCAGGTAAACTGCCTGGATAAACTACACCACCACCAGTCGTTGTAGTACCAGGTACACTGCCTGGATAAACTACACCACCACTAGTCGTGGTAGTACCAGGTACACTGCCTGGATAAACTACACCACCACCAGTCGTTGTAGTGCCAGGCACACTGCCTGGATAAACTACACCACCACCAGTCGTTGTAGTACCAGGTACACTGCCTGGATAAAGTACACCACCACCAGTCGTTGTAGTACCAGGTACACTGCCTGGATAAAGTACACCACCACCAGTCGTTGTAGTACCAGGTACACTGCCTGGATAAAGTACACCACCACCAGTCGTTGTAGTACCAGGTACACTTCCAGGATAAACTGTCCCACCTCCAGTAGTCGTACTACCAGGCACATTGCCTGGATAAGATACTCCGCCTCTAGTTGTTGTAGTACCAGGTCCACCTCTAGGGTAGGCTGCTCCAACTCCTGATGTTTCAGGTAGACTGCTAGGATAAACTGTACCACCCCCAGTTGACGTTCTACCAGGTACATTGCTAGGATAAGATACTCCACCACCAGTTGTTGCAGTACCAGGTAGATTCACTGGATAGGCTACTTCACCTCCTGTTATTCTAGTATCAGGTACAACGCTAGGATAAACTGCACCACTTCCGGGTATCGTACTACCGGCCACACTTCCAGGATATGTTACACCACCTCCCGGTGTACTGCCAGGATAAATTATTCCACCTGCCGTTGGAGTACCAGGTGCACGGTCAGGATAAACTATACCACCTCCAGTTGTTGTACCACCAGGATAAGTTACTCCACCTTCTGTTTGTGAACCGGGTACTCTGTCAGGATAAACTACACCACCTCCAGTTGTTGTACTGCCAGGTACACTGCCAGGTACACTGCCAGGTACACTGCCAGGATAAATTACACCACCTCCTGTGGGAGTACCAGATACACTGACTGGGTACACTACACCATCTCTGATCGTATAACGGGTCACACCCGGTATAAGACCGTCTGGATAAGTTGTGCCTTCTTTTATCGTTACAGTACCTGGTACTATACCTCGACCACCTGGTGCAATAGTATCTGGATATACTTTTTCTCCCGGTGTAACGCCATTCGGATAAGTTGTGCCCATTGTAGTACCAGGAATGGTCGTACCGTGGTCAACTATTCTACCTCCTGTTTGTTCGATCGTAGGGAAGATTTTAGGAAAAGTATGAGTCCCGCTGGTTGACGTTCCTGGAAGAAAATCGAGACATAAATAATTCTGCCTTTTGATGTTCTATCCATTGTGGGTATAATGCCACCTGGAAGAATCCCGTTTCCTTTTCTGGGTAAAGCACCAGTACCTATGATGCTTGGATGTTGGACGTATCTATCCGGAGCACTACCCTCGCTAGTGTATTTAGGGCAACCTTCGCAACCAACACCACTCGACGACATACTTTGAGCCTGACCCATACCATGACTTCCACCTAAGaacgaatttaaattattataggttaaatcgaacgataaattaacGGGAAAATTGACGAGATACATACTGACAACTGCACGAGAAGATTGTTCGGTGGCTTCGGCCTCGGCTTTACCTTCATTTTGTTCGTTATTACCGACAGATAAATACTGAGATTGCGTCTGCCCACGGAATCTTCCTCGAGGTTGGTGCGTTTGGCGTCGTGTACGAGTTCGTTTGAAACTCTCGTTAATCTTTTCTCGTTCTTCGAGAACGATTTGTCTTTTAGCTCGACTTATCAAAGGTGTTAGAACTACGTCAGCTACTCGTCTACTCGCGATATCGTTTTCATCTTGCGGAATCACATTGGAGAAAGGATCCAACGTGTGCTCGAATATTGGTATGGTATTTTGTAGTAAAATAATGTTGCGTCCCTCGCAGAAATCAACTATTCTGCCCCCAGCTATTCGCCAAGCctgtaaaaaaataaagaaatattcgtGTTGTAGAGACATCGTTGTTATTGTCACGTATGATACTATTTCACCTCTAATTTTGTCAAAGCTTCGGTCGACGCGTAGAGTACTTTTTGTCGATGTAATCTGTTTCCCAAAAGCTCCTTTGTGCCGAGATTATCTCTCAGTTGCTCTAAGTAGCAATCGttttcgtttctgtctttgtacGCTTTGAAGTACTgcaaaaaattcgaaatatagTGTACCGTTTGTACAACCATCGACGAGAAGTGTGTACTACCGTTTCGTAATCGATGAATATCCACTCTTTCTTCGGTAAACGTTTATCCACGATAAGTATTTCGGAATCATCGTAAACGGAGCGGTCGAAGCGTTTCTTCTCCTGcagataaattattcgaattgaaaagataaatagagaaactataaaaataaaatgtacaattttaataGTAAAAATTAACAGTACAGTTCCGATTTAATTCGATTCACGGAAATACTGTTACAGTTCTCAATTTTGTTCAGTGTCGtgcaatttctcgcgaatgaaaataaacgagTTGATAAtactacgtttaaaaaaaaaaagcgaaacaaAGGAGAAACACGAAACAGAGGAATTGGGAATGGGCCGAGCTATTTCCTATCGACTTATCGTACGAACTTTGATCTTCAAATCTTTCTCTCAAGCAGCTCTAGTCGCTAAATTCTTAATTTGAAATTGACGAATTGAGCTTCTTGTACACGAGTCGAAAGGAGCCGGGCAAATAAAACGACGGTTTATCATCTGTTCGAATCGATGAAATCCTTTTTATGGTATCGAATGTAGGCGCGGTTTGGAATTAAACCGCGCAAGAATTGTTCCaacgaaatttttgaatattagaAAACGTGCGCATGTAATTGGTCCCGTACGTACACGAACGACACACGTTTGCGCGAGTGTCGTTTGGAAACGTTCTGGAGCACGTTTGCTCCGCGAATAGTTAAGTAAAAGCGTAACGAGAAGAAATCGATGACAACTTACGTAGTACCTCGAGAGTACCGTCTCCAAGGAGAGGACCAAGATGACAAGGATCAGCCGCATGGCTCGAGCCCGGTACGAGATCTTCTCTGCGACTGTTTGCGTTTATTTGATGATAATCCTGCTAGCCTGAACCGTTCTCTCCCACCAGACACCTCTTTTCATTTCGTCTTCCTCTTCTTTGGCTTACTTGTGCtcgatctcgcgaagagatcACGAAGCACGAGGATTTGGATTAAAGTGGAAGAAGGGGGAGGGACGGTTTGATAGAGAGAAATTCTAAGAACCGCGGGTATGTAAATCGTGATATAAGTGCGTCTGCAAGTTACTGTTGTAAGTGTTACGTTATCTTGTGTCGTCTCGCGATGTCCGGATCCCATTACCGGACTGGAGCGCGTCTATGCGCGTTTACGAAATTACGCCTACGGAATCACTGCATGAAACTCGTAACGTAGAGATAGTTGAAAAACGACCGAAATAACGATCGATAATAATCTTACCTGAAAATAacggaaattaaaaataatggaaTCGCTTTTTCGAGAAAGAAGGAGGTACGGTCTATTGTACTGGAAAAATACGATACCGATGATAcattgctcgaaacaattagagGATCTCCTAGTGGAcattgaatatttcgaaaatttgataaaagtaTTCGCGGGTTAAGTGCAGTTTGGTATTTCTGTCGAAAGACACACATGGGGTTCTTCTGGTCGTTTTGAGCAGCATCTGTAACGTTTCAACGGTGATATTCGTATATACGAGTACAATTTGAGCAAAATTCATCTGGATAAGAGTAATCGGGTTTCTCTATACCGTTTCACAGTTTGCTCACCGAGACGcaaatatctttctaatcgtgAACGATATCGCCTAAAGTCGTCTTATGTGACCATCATCGACTGACTAAGATAGATGTTTCCCCCTTCGTTGCCCTAAT includes these proteins:
- the LOC143148335 gene encoding uncharacterized protein LOC143148335 isoform X4; translated protein: MRLILVILVLSLETVLSRYYEKKRFDRSVYDDSEILIVDKRLPKKEWIFIDYETYFKAYKDRNENDCYLEQLRDNLGTKELLGNRLHRQKVLYASTEALTKLEAWRIAGGRIVDFCEGRNIILLQNTIPIFEHTLDPFSNVIPQDENDIASRRVADVVLTPLISRAKRQIVLEEREKINESFKRTRTRRQTHQPRGRFRGQTQSQYLSVGNNEQNEGKAEAEATEQSSRAVVSGSHGMGQAQSMSSSGVGCEGCPKYTSEGSAPDRYVQHPSIIGTGALPRKGNGILPGTSTSGTHTFPKIFPTIEQTGGRIVDHGTTIPGTTMGTTYPNGVTPGEKVYPDTIAPGGRGGGVIYPGSVPGSVPGSVPGSTTTGGGVVYPDRVPGSQTEGGVTYPGGTTTGGGIVYPDRAPGTPTAGGIIYPGSTPGGGVTYPGSVAGSTIPGSGAVYPSVVPDTRITGGEVAYPVNLPGTATTGGGVSYPSNVPGRTSTGGGTVYPSSLPETSGVGAAYPRGGPGTTTTRGGVSYPGNVPGSTTTGGGTVYPGSVPGTTTTGGGVLYPGSVPGTTTTGGGVLYPGSVPGTTTTGGGVLYPGSVPGTTTTGGGVVYPGSVPGTTTTGGGVVYPGSVPGTTTTSGGVVYPGSVPGTTTTGGGVVYPGSLPGTTTTGGGVVYPGSIPGTQTLGSGVIYPGSIPGAPTQGVDAVYPGSVPVTPTQGADTVYPGSVLTTTGGGLVYPGSVPSTSGGVYPSNVLGSTITRGGVVYPGGVPGTTKTGVGAIYPGGVPGTLTPGSGVVYPGNIPGSTVIGGDVVYREQIPGIATTGGGGIYSRTDGPYPGGILPDGRTRIPYPESVVQSGSKERDSKTSVDAKMYPGQIPGVLYPSMVVTGPSPNGIAGATTTTGAERTIAYPSGISPPGSQLRETVHYQERHMPDSTSGGDITSRTPGTIPAGVGAYPGGIVTGTPGHLVTGDRIGYPGGISTGTGGTELYSDGTLQGTNGRNIGPNVITTGVSPDGGTMISYPVGSDNANLQKLGSGQSGITYPNAVLQYPGGEKYPGSPGTVPSGYLTEQGQYPGTWHTGQSRTTPDMTERHVAAEINRQGTGQYPSEGQNVRQQYVGLQYPTGIGLTANNREASQYYQQTGNFPSTSDDNSDSQASSSVKQTDSGTQASASAQGTYSQGTAQSQITGTYSGSGTFSGQAGSSDINKSSQVEINGGKDGATSNSQGTGGYGKSLAQVQLDSESGATSTGAQSSGWNHGTNSQVQASSKGGMADAQANGEGSTSSQAQIGFQPYLKTDETLEKHSKPFRGGGTASAQSGTNRGQSQSQLEGSFQYGITYTGAAQAGSGSGAVASRKPFNFSRTDTELFNPFKPQNTLQIAKDNKSEVTNISSDTDYDYNQDNPSQGLQTSSSSRKTIITNATKDNSQNVANKQNQFTEKSQVEDTMYDYDEYDAEDYDTSQAPTSMNSKQSKSYIIEQNNSDHQSQMIQVTTGNRYDVRVNQDSNAPQAGDMLQSGQSLPGYTIPPGFRGRVTSVAGDETIAHGDGKSQSQTVSLTPTDPNTTHQNKSPITEIRSLKTNHERLADDHILFQNKHQKHNFPRVQNQLTSVEYSKPTTKGPIKPSYYTVTNSFAGKMDGSRNSPRKYEHRYYTKSSTCGYFTFSCNVVYGSNGRTKICKPKMPTNPDGTPLKC
- the LOC143148335 gene encoding uncharacterized protein LOC143148335 isoform X3, encoding MRLILVILVLSLETVLSRYYEKKRFDRSVYDDSEILIVDKRLPKKEWIFIDYETYFKAYKDRNENDCYLEQLRDNLGTKELLGNRLHRQKVLYASTEALTKLEAWRIAGGRIVDFCEGRNIILLQNTIPIFEHTLDPFSNVIPQDENDIASRRVADVVLTPLISRAKRQIVLEEREKINESFKRTRTRRQTHQPRGRFRGQTQSQYLSVGNNEQNEGKAEAEATEQSSRAVVSGSHGMGQAQSMSSSGVGCEGCPKYTSEGSAPDRYVQHPSIIGTGALPRKGNGILPGTSTSGTHTFPKIFPTIEQTGGRIVDHGTTIPGTTMGTTYPNGVTPGEKVYPDTIAPGGRGIVPGGGVIYPGSVPGSVPGSVPGSTTTGGGVVYPDRVPGSQTEGGVTYPGGTTTGGGIVYPDRAPGTPTAGGIIYPGSTPGGGVTYPGSVAGSTIPGSGAVYPSVVPDTRITGGEVAYPVNLPGTATTGGGVSYPSNVPGRTSTGGGTVYPSSLPETSGVGAAYPRGGPGTTTTRGGVSYPGNVPGSTTTGGGTVYPGSVPGTTTTGGGVLYPGSVPGTTTTGGGVLYPGSVPGTTTTGGGVLYPGSVPGTTTTGGGVVYPGSVPGTTTTGGGVVYPGSVPGTTTTSGGVVYPGSVPGTTTTGGGVVYPGSLPGTTTTGGGVVYPGSIPGTQTLGSGVIYPGSIPGAPTQGVDAVYPGSVPVTPTQGADTVYPGSVLTTTGGGLVYPGSVPSTSGGVYPSNVLGSTITRGGVVYPGGVPGTTKTGVGAIYPGGVPGTLTPGSGVVYPGNIPGSTVIGGDVVYREQIPGIATTGGGGIYSRTDGPYPGGILPDGRTRIPYPESVVQSGSKERDSKTSVDAKMYPGQIPGVLYPSMVVTGPSPNGIAGATTTTGAERTIAYPSGISPPGSQLRETVHYQERHMPDSTSGGDITSRTPGTIPAGVGAYPGGIVTGTPGHLVTGDRIGYPGGISTGTGGTELYSDGTLQGTNGRNIGPNVITTGVSPDGGTMISYPVGSDNANLQKLGSGQSGITYPNAVLQYPGGEKYPGSPGTVPSGYLTEQGQYPGTWHTGQSRTTPDMTERHVAAEINRQGTGQYPSEGQNVRQQYVGLQYPTGIGLTANNREASQYYQQTGNFPSTSDDNSDSQASSSVKQTDSGTQASASAQGTYSQGTAQSQITGTYSGSGTFSGQAGSSDINKSSQVEINGGKDGATSNSQGTGGYGKSLAQVQLDSESGATSTGAQSSGWNHGTNSQVQASSKGGMADAQANGEGSTSSQAQIGFQPYLKTDETLEKHSKPFRGGGTASAQSGTNRGQSQSQLEGSFQYGITYTGAAQAGSGSGAVASRKPFNFSRTDTELFNPFKPQNTLQIAKDNKSEVTNISSDTDYDYNQDNPSQGLQTSSSSRKTIITNATKDNSQNVANKQNQFTEKSQVEDTMYDYDEYDAEDYDTSQAPTSMNSKQSKSYIIEQNNSDHQSQMIQVTTGNRYDVRVNQDSNAPQAGDMLQSGQSLPGYTIPPGFRGRVTSVAGDETIAHGDGKSQSQTVSLTPTDPNTTHQNKSPITEIRSLKTNHERLADDHILFQNKHQKHNFPRVQNQLTSVEYSKPTTKGPIKPSYYTVTNSFAGKMDGSRNSPRKYEHRYYTKSSTCGYFTFSCNVVYGSNGRTKICKPKMPTNPDGTPLKC
- the LOC143148335 gene encoding uncharacterized protein LOC143148335 isoform X2 — encoded protein: MRLILVILVLSLETVLSRYYEKKRFDRSVYDDSEILIVDKRLPKKEWIFIDYETYFKAYKDRNENDCYLEQLRDNLGTKELLGNRLHRQKVLYASTEALTKLEAWRIAGGRIVDFCEGRNIILLQNTIPIFEHTLDPFSNVIPQDENDIASRRVADVVLTPLISRAKRQIVLEEREKINESFKRTRTRRQTHQPRGRFRGQTQSQYLSVGNNEQNEGKAEAEATEQSSRAVVSGSHGMGQAQSMSSSGVGCEGCPKYTSEGSAPDRYVQHPSIIGTSTSGTHTFPKIFPTIEQTGGRIVDHGTTIPGTTMGTTYPNGVTPGEKVYPDTIAPGGRGIVPGTVTIKEGTTYPDGLIPGVTRYTIRDGVVYPVSVSGTPTGGGVIYPGSVPGSVPGSVPGSTTTGGGVVYPDRVPGSQTEGGVTYPGGTTTGGGIVYPDRAPGTPTAGGIIYPGSTPGGGVTYPGSVAGSTIPGSGAVYPSVVPDTRITGGEVAYPVNLPGTATTGGGVSYPSNVPGRTSTGGGTVYPSSLPETSGVGAAYPRGGPGTTTTRGGVSYPGNVPGSTTTGGGTVYPGSVPGTTTTGGGVLYPGSVPGTTTTGGGVLYPGSVPGTTTTGGGVLYPGSVPGTTTTGGGVVYPGSVPGTTTTGGGVVYPGSVPGTTTTSGGVVYPGSVPGTTTTGGGVVYPGSLPGTTTTGGGVVYPGSIPGTQTLGSGVIYPGSIPGAPTQGVDAVYPGSVPVTPTQGADTVYPGSVLTTTGGGLVYPGSVPSTSGGVYPSNVLGSTITRGGVVYPGGVPGTTKTGVGAIYPGGVPGTLTPGSGVVYPGNIPGSTVIGGDVVYREQIPGIATTGGGGIYSRTDGPYPGGILPDGRTRIPYPESVVQSGSKERDSKTSVDAKMYPGQIPGVLYPSMVVTGPSPNGIAGATTTTGAERTIAYPSGISPPGSQLRETVHYQERHMPDSTSGGDITSRTPGTIPAGVGAYPGGIVTGTPGHLVTGDRIGYPGGISTGTGGTELYSDGTLQGTNGRNIGPNVITTGVSPDGGTMISYPVGSDNANLQKLGSGQSGITYPNAVLQYPGGEKYPGSPGTVPSGYLTEQGQYPGTWHTGQSRTTPDMTERHVAAEINRQGTGQYPSEGQNVRQQYVGLQYPTGIGLTANNREASQYYQQTGNFPSTSDDNSDSQASSSVKQTDSGTQASASAQGTYSQGTAQSQITGTYSGSGTFSGQAGSSDINKSSQVEINGGKDGATSNSQGTGGYGKSLAQVQLDSESGATSTGAQSSGWNHGTNSQVQASSKGGMADAQANGEGSTSSQAQIGFQPYLKTDETLEKHSKPFRGGGTASAQSGTNRGQSQSQLEGSFQYGITYTGAAQAGSGSGAVASRKPFNFSRTDTELFNPFKPQNTLQIAKDNKSEVTNISSDTDYDYNQDNPSQGLQTSSSSRKTIITNATKDNSQNVANKQNQFTEKSQVEDTMYDYDEYDAEDYDTSQAPTSMNSKQSKSYIIEQNNSDHQSQMIQVTTGNRYDVRVNQDSNAPQAGDMLQSGQSLPGYTIPPGFRGRVTSVAGDETIAHGDGKSQSQTVSLTPTDPNTTHQNKSPITEIRSLKTNHERLADDHILFQNKHQKHNFPRVQNQLTSVEYSKPTTKGPIKPSYYTVTNSFAGKMDGSRNSPRKYEHRYYTKSSTCGYFTFSCNVVYGSNGRTKICKPKMPTNPDGTPLKC